The region TGGCGTCAGAGCACGCGACTGCCGATATCCCAACACAACGGCTGTCTCCTTGCCACTGTTAAAGATTCCTGTCCCTTCCCAGCaaagtgtatatacatatatgacgTCAATCGACGGTAAGTCCACATCCTTTCAGAAAGAATCACCAGTCGCTTCCAGTCCTGATGTAACAGCTCTctctatactactactgctactaccactaccacccagTAAATATGCGATTTTGTTGTCTCTTACACACGTGTCAATAAAGGAAAGACATCCAAATCATTTTTCGTTTTTCAGTCAACGTTTATTCATCGACCTCATTTTGGTCCATGTCCGAGTTGGGCTCAACATCAAAGAAAGTAACTCTTTCTTCGGAGctaagttcatcatcatcatcactgctctGCCAGTCAACACAACATTTAACAATGAAGGGGAACAGCTAGATATATATTATACAGATATCAACAGAGGGTGACGCCCACACTGCATTTCAacacatcgttttttttttcttcttctttctttttggcagcagatTAATTAATaattctgtgtgtacatgtctgacacaaacacatgaactgaTTCGGAACATCGTGTTTCTTTGGATTTACACAggcctcaccaacacacacacacacacacacacacacacacacacacacacacagagacacacataataTTAAAGCGACAGCAGTGtccctgcaccacaccacaccaacccaacccccaccccaagccctcCCCCTTGCCCTGTCCAGTGTTCCCACACAGTCACCACCTCCCCCAGTACAGTTCAGACACGGTCACTGGCAGAGTCTTGACTAGCATCGTCCATGCCGCCTGAGGACTGGGAGATGACGGCAGCGCctccagaggaagaagaagaggaagcagaggaggaggggagggaggacgggagggaggaagggagggaggtggggaggctgGAGACAcccagagggaggagggtgggctgGTAGCGGGTGGCCGCGAACACAGGGTGGAGgaaaggagcagcagcagcagcagcagcggcggcagccACGGAGGAACAAGTCAGAGAGCCGCGCGGCAACCCGCCgccgtggtgggggtggtggtggtggctccctccccctcctcctccaccacctcctaccacaccccctacccctcctcctcctccacccccggtCACATGGAAGGCGCTGTAGCGGCGCAGCCCGAGGTCTGCcgagggcggtggtggtggtggtggtggtggcggtgcgaGACCACCCATCCCGGGCgtgcccacccctacccccacccccatgcccagtCCCAAACCCATCCAGCGGGCACGGTGCCCGCCGTCCATGGCGCGAGGCAGGACCAGGGCGTGCAAGGGGGCGACGCCCGTGCCAGTGCCCGTGCCCGTGATGAGCGACATGCTGCTGACGGCGGCGGCCTCCTCCCTCGTCATCATCCCCGACAGTGACGTCATGGTGGGCGTGGTCAGCGAGGAGGAGGACAGGTCCAGGGCTGACGAGCAGCTCTCGCCGGGAACGCCCACCACGCTGCTGCTGCCGGGCAGCGAGGGCAGGGGGCTGGCGGACCCTGACGCCGAGGTCTGCACGCCGTGGCTGCGGGTGTCCTCCTCGGGGCGGGGGTTTTCCGAagcatcctcccctccctcctcctccatctcatcatcctgctgctgctgctccatcTTGATGCCTGCAGGGTCACCGCTTTCCGACAAACGCGCATCTTCTGGCGGCTGGGGGGAGGAGGCGTGTTCCGCggactgttgctggtggtggggacggtggaggttgtggtggtggtggtggtggtggaggtccccctcctccccctcctcctcctcctcctcgtcagccACGTggtccatgtctctgtcctcgTGGTGActgtcctcctcctcgccctcgaTGTCCACGTCGCTGTCGTCGCTTGGGCAGGGCTGGCGCTGGTCCGACGTCACCGAGTCCATGTCGCTGGGCGCCGTGTTGGAGGAGGCGGTGGAGCTGAGGAGGCGCACCTTGGGCACCACCACCACGGGGAAGTCCGGTGCCAGGAGGCTGTCCACGTCGAACAGACGTTTCTTGCTCACGTGCTGGGGCGGCATcacactaccccctcctcctccccctcctcccaacacacgGCCTCCCGACAGTGCGGGCAGAAAaccgtgatggtggtggtggggatggtgggggtggtggtggtggtggttctgcacCTCCCCTCCTGGCCCCCCAGCCGCCATCACCACAACCCcgttcctgtccctgtctgtgttccccccgcCGCCCTCACCGTCCCCACCCGTCGTCACGTTGTTGTTGTCCAGGTCGTCTGCTGCAGCGGCGGtggaggcagaggaagaggaggagtccTTGGCGACGTCCCCGGCGCCGTGTCCCCagctgagggggttgggggagggggagggcgagtcCTCGTCGTCGTCGGGCACGCTGAGCCCCATGTGCTTGCGGACCTTGCGCTGGGCGCGGCGCCGCCGGAAGTCGCCGCGCGTGAAGTCGTCCACGTTGGCCGGGTGCACGGCCCAGAAGTGGCCCTTGCCGTTGGCCGAGCGGCCCGACTTGATGAAGCAGTCGTTGAGCGACAGGTTGTGGCGGATCGAGTTCCGCCAGCCGGGGCCCCGGGTCCGGAAGTACGGGTAGTTGTCCAGGATCCACTGGTAGATGTCGCTCAGCACCAGCTTCTTCTCCTTGGAGCTCAGGATGGCCATGGCGATCAGCCCGATGTACGAGTGCGACGGCTTGGGCTCCTCGTGCACGTACCTGGCACGCGGGTCGCCCTTGTACAGGTACTGCGTGTAGGGGTCCAGGTAGGCGGCGTAGGGGCCCAGCCCCGCGTGCAGCGCCTGGTACTGCCGCAGCCCCAGCAGCTGCCGGTAGTCGCAGAACTGGGAGCGGTGGAAGTCCAGCGAGGTCAGGTGGCCGGCGCCGTGGTGGGTGGCGGCGGCGGGGTTGAGGGCGAAGTACGGGGATGGGGTGGGCACCTTGAGCCCCGCGTACGTCAGCAGGGCGCTGTGGCCTGGTGAACACATGGCGGCCGCCAGGGACGAGGAGTACgagtagggggaagaggaggaggaggaggaggaaggggggtggtccGGGCCGCGGAGGAGCGACGAGTGGAAGACGCCTGGGGGGTTCAGGTGGTGGTGGCGCGTGGCGTGCAGAGCCTGCAGGGACCTGGGGGGAAATACGGAGGGTGGGCCGCCGCTCAGACGTTCATGTCCTTGTAAAGGGGCTACCGGCGGGCCCGGGGATGGCTGGCTGTTGTCCTtgtctgtgggtggtggtggtggtggttgttgctgttgctgttgctgctgttgtaggcCCGCTGCTGGTGGTTGAGGTGAGGAATACATCAGGCACCATTCTGTTgggaaggacagacacacacacagcaatcagaatcagaataattaTAGCTTTCAAGGATCCCAGTTATGAGATGTCAAAGTGTGCTCAGGTATATGTAATAAACAAAGATTACCTGCAGAACAGTACAATTTGACATACCATGCCATATATATACCATGGATAAAAGGGGGCAACTGAGCATacacgttaaaaacaacaacaaacaaacaaaaaacgtgtaGCATGCACACACTATGCACGCGATCATACCAAGCGCACATTGCATCCAGACcccaaatataaaaaaagaagaaacataatGTCTCaaatgcagtttaaaaaaaaggggggaaagaaaaaaagtatgttccATACACAACTAACTGTGCAAACAGCAGGCTGCAAACATGTCCACTGCACAAAAAGCATGTTGAACACATACCTGTTTTTACAAACGGTGCAGCTTACACTGAACAGCAGGTAAAACAAATCCACATAGAGCATGACCGATGACACCTACCCCCATACATAAAAGATACCACAAACTTTTACCTTAAAGCAAACGATTTCCTATACTGAAAACTGTTGGAAACCAAAACGGTTCAATGCCTCAGTCGAATGAATTCAATTTCTTTGGGTGACTAATCAATCTTAACTCATTAACATTCTACTATCCAAACCAACCCAGTTCCTTACTAATTAGTCcttatgcggtgtgtgtgtgtgtgtgtgtgtgtgtgtgtgtgtgtgtgtgtaaatgcatatgcatgtatgtgtattctttgcaatataatcatacataaaaacaaaagaaaaaaaggggtagtGTGTGGGGCgagggctgggggggcggggtcgtggggggagggaagagcaaaacacaaaaggtagaaaactaccaaaaaaatgcataacatgcaattacatttaacagtaacaattcaataatgataataataataatcagaaaccattaacacaattctggagtacattaaaggaatgtagaaacggctatgaactaatgcctgtgaaagttcgaccataagaacctcgtcagaaataactttctaaAAATCATTTGCAGAGtcgttattctctttgaaatacttgggcaagaacgtacgtaactgctgacagtgaaacaaacaatgatgcagaATAAATGTTTACCACAGGTGCACgtaacttttattattattattattattattattattattattatttactatactttgtcttcagcgcatcaagttttatacggaagaaagtagtagtgtgtgtgtgtgtgtgtatgtgtgtgtgcgcgcgcgcgtgtgtgtgtgtgtgtgtgagtgtgtgtgtgcgtgcgtgtgagtgtgtgtgggcgtgcgtacgtgcgcgcgtgtgtgtgtgtgtgtgtgattgtgaaagtatagcaagctgatggattcggtatcttttctttgatAATATTATCGGGGAATAATATCCCTTTATGCATTAAAAACTTTTGCTTCCGTctgttatgaaatcgaccccatgctgatttttatcACAAGGTGTATGGCTCTTTTaaggaaagacagacatgtatttttgtcgatttttctgaatcttgtgctcctcttttagctgctttatcagcagtttcattgccatgaatgcccacatcagaaggcacccaacaaaaactaacCTCAGTTCctctcaaacaatgtaccaaatgatttgcctcaacaactaagtcaggtcttgtttcaaggctaaataattctataGAGCATacagtactgatttggaatcaacaaagaatgttgatttcgagaaaactatttgatggctcactaagtagttcagagcttgtataacagcaattagctcagccgtgaatatggaggtgtgtgtgtgtgtgtgtgtgtgtgtgtgtgtgtgtgtgtgtgtgtgtgtgtgttttgtgacctCCAAGGGTATCACACCAAGTGGATCAAtcaatccatacacgctacaccccaGCTGTCACCGGGCCTGCAAgctggaggaaaaacaaaacaaaccatgtcCACACAACAAGCTATATCAGTGACAATAATTGTTGGTTGCCACTGCGCGTCAACAGCAGATCGGCGCTAAcagcaaggaggaggggaggggcgcggggggcggtgtgtgtgtgtgtgtggggggggggggggggggtcc is a window of Babylonia areolata isolate BAREFJ2019XMU chromosome 22, ASM4173473v1, whole genome shotgun sequence DNA encoding:
- the LOC143297292 gene encoding uncharacterized protein LOC143297292 isoform X1; its protein translation is MDSVLDKEWCLMYSSPQPPAAGLQQQQQQQQQPPPPPPTDKDNSQPSPGPPVAPLQGHERLSGGPPSVFPPRSLQALHATRHHHLNPPGVFHSSLLRGPDHPPSSSSSSSSPYSYSSSLAAAMCSPGHSALLTYAGLKVPTPSPYFALNPAAATHHGAGHLTSLDFHRSQFCDYRQLLGLRQYQALHAGLGPYAAYLDPYTQYLYKGDPRARYVHEEPKPSHSYIGLIAMAILSSKEKKLVLSDIYQWILDNYPYFRTRGPGWRNSIRHNLSLNDCFIKSGRSANGKGHFWAVHPANVDDFTRGDFRRRRAQRKVRKHMGLSVPDDDEDSPSPSPNPLSWGHGAGDVAKDSSSSSASTAAAADDLDNNNVTTGGDGEGGGGNTDRDRNGVVVMAAGGPGGEVQNHHHHHPHHPHHHHHGFLPALSGGRVLGGGGGGGGSVMPPQHVSKKRLFDVDSLLAPDFPVVVVPKVRLLSSTASSNTAPSDMDSVTSDQRQPCPSDDSDVDIEGEEEDSHHEDRDMDHVADEEEEEEGEEGDLHHHHHHHNLHRPHHQQQSAEHASSPQPPEDARLSESGDPAGIKMEQQQQDDEMEEEGGEDASENPRPEEDTRSHGVQTSASGSASPLPSLPGSSSVVGVPGESCSSALDLSSSSLTTPTMTSLSGMMTREEAAAVSSMSLITGTGTGTGVAPLHALVLPRAMDGGHRARWMGLGLGMGVGVGVGTPGMGGLAPPPPPPPPPPSADLGLRRYSAFHVTGGGGGGGVGGVVGGGGGGGGGSHHHHPHHGGGLPRGSLTCSSVAAAAAAAAAAPFLHPVFAATRYQPTLLPLGVSSLPTSLPSSLPSSLPSSSASSSSSSGGAAVISQSSGGMDDASQDSASDRV
- the LOC143297292 gene encoding uncharacterized protein LOC143297292 isoform X2, yielding MYSSPQPPAAGLQQQQQQQQQPPPPPPTDKDNSQPSPGPPVAPLQGHERLSGGPPSVFPPRSLQALHATRHHHLNPPGVFHSSLLRGPDHPPSSSSSSSSPYSYSSSLAAAMCSPGHSALLTYAGLKVPTPSPYFALNPAAATHHGAGHLTSLDFHRSQFCDYRQLLGLRQYQALHAGLGPYAAYLDPYTQYLYKGDPRARYVHEEPKPSHSYIGLIAMAILSSKEKKLVLSDIYQWILDNYPYFRTRGPGWRNSIRHNLSLNDCFIKSGRSANGKGHFWAVHPANVDDFTRGDFRRRRAQRKVRKHMGLSVPDDDEDSPSPSPNPLSWGHGAGDVAKDSSSSSASTAAAADDLDNNNVTTGGDGEGGGGNTDRDRNGVVVMAAGGPGGEVQNHHHHHPHHPHHHHHGFLPALSGGRVLGGGGGGGGSVMPPQHVSKKRLFDVDSLLAPDFPVVVVPKVRLLSSTASSNTAPSDMDSVTSDQRQPCPSDDSDVDIEGEEEDSHHEDRDMDHVADEEEEEEGEEGDLHHHHHHHNLHRPHHQQQSAEHASSPQPPEDARLSESGDPAGIKMEQQQQDDEMEEEGGEDASENPRPEEDTRSHGVQTSASGSASPLPSLPGSSSVVGVPGESCSSALDLSSSSLTTPTMTSLSGMMTREEAAAVSSMSLITGTGTGTGVAPLHALVLPRAMDGGHRARWMGLGLGMGVGVGVGTPGMGGLAPPPPPPPPPPSADLGLRRYSAFHVTGGGGGGGVGGVVGGGGGGGGGSHHHHPHHGGGLPRGSLTCSSVAAAAAAAAAAPFLHPVFAATRYQPTLLPLGVSSLPTSLPSSLPSSLPSSSASSSSSSGGAAVISQSSGGMDDASQDSASDRV